In a single window of the Zea mays cultivar B73 chromosome 5, Zm-B73-REFERENCE-NAM-5.0, whole genome shotgun sequence genome:
- the LOC100284540 gene encoding polcalcin Jun o 2, whose protein sequence is MAAAPERPLAVDFEALSYISSLVEAFQAFDSDNDGLVTAPELRGLLASLGLAKSEAEARDMLARADADRDGRLSVEEFLDVMNAGELGLGALGAVLQSALPTLEAAGGALVGADELARALGALGSASAEDCAAIVECLDGDGDGAITIEEFRLMADLL, encoded by the coding sequence ATGGCGGCGGCTCCAGAGCGGCCGCTGGCGGTGGACTTCGAGGCGCTGAGCTACATCAGCAGCCTGGTGGAGGCGTTCCAGGCGTTCGACTCCGACAACGACGGGCTGGTGACGGCGCCCGAGCTCCGGGGCCTGCTGGCGTCGCTGGGCCTGGCCAAGTCGGAGGCCGAGGCGCGCGACATGCTGGCGCGCGCCGACGCCGACCGCGACGGCCGTCTCAGCGTCGAGGAGTTCCTGGACGTGATGAACGCCGGGGAGCTCGGACTGGGCGCGCTCGGGGCGGTGCTGCAGTCGGCGCTCCCCACGCTGGAGGCCGCGGGAGGCGCGCTGGTCGGCGCGGACGAGCTCGCCCGGGCGCTCGGCGCCCTCGGCAGCGCTAGCGCCGAGGACTGCGCGGCTATTGTTGAGTGCctggacggcgacggcgacggcgccaTCACCATTGAGGAGTTCAGGCTCATGGCCGACCTGCTCTAG